From a single Serratia surfactantfaciens genomic region:
- a CDS encoding YciI family protein, producing the protein MYIVSLTYHRPIAEVDSHLDGHIAWLKQYFQDGTFVASGRKNPRTGGVILAKGIERARLDAILAEDPFNAVAHYEVTDFSATTTAAGFEALAGL; encoded by the coding sequence ATGTACATTGTCAGCCTGACCTACCATCGCCCGATTGCCGAAGTCGACAGCCACCTTGACGGGCACATCGCCTGGCTTAAACAATATTTTCAGGACGGCACCTTCGTCGCCTCCGGCCGCAAGAATCCCCGCACCGGCGGCGTGATCCTGGCCAAGGGCATTGAACGCGCGCGTCTGGACGCCATCCTGGCCGAAGATCCCTTCAACGCCGTGGCCCACTATGAGGTCACCGACTTTAGCGCCACCACCACCGCCGCCGGTTTCGAGGCGCTGGCCGGACTATAA
- a CDS encoding Kdo(2)-lipid IV(A) acyltransferase — MTQVPTFNRSLLHPRYWLTWVGIGLLYLLVLLPYPVIYWLGTSIGRFSMRFLKRRVVIAQRNLELCFPDMPQAERDALVVKNFESVGMGLFETGMAWFWPNWRIERWFKVSGLEHIQKARDNHQGVLLIGLHFLTLELGARIFGIHNPGIGVYRPHDNKLMDWLQTWGRMRSNKSMLDRKDVKGMIRALKQGDIIWYAPDHDYGPRSSVFVPLFAVDKAATTTGSYVLVRMGKPAIIPFTPRRLPDGKGYELIMQPAVENFPLDNELDAAAFMNKVVEKEILMAPDQYMWLHRRFKTRPEGEPSLY, encoded by the coding sequence ATGACTCAAGTTCCTACTTTCAATCGTTCCTTATTGCACCCGCGCTACTGGCTGACCTGGGTAGGCATCGGCTTGCTGTATCTGCTGGTGTTGCTGCCTTACCCCGTCATCTACTGGCTCGGCACCTCGATCGGTCGGTTTTCCATGCGCTTTCTCAAGCGGCGCGTCGTTATCGCCCAACGTAACCTCGAGCTCTGTTTTCCCGACATGCCGCAGGCCGAACGCGATGCGCTGGTGGTAAAGAATTTCGAGTCGGTCGGCATGGGTCTGTTTGAAACCGGCATGGCGTGGTTCTGGCCGAACTGGCGCATCGAGCGTTGGTTCAAGGTCAGCGGCCTGGAGCATATCCAAAAAGCGCGCGATAACCATCAGGGCGTGTTGCTGATTGGCCTGCACTTTTTGACGCTGGAGCTGGGCGCGCGCATCTTCGGCATTCACAACCCAGGCATCGGCGTTTACCGCCCGCATGACAACAAGCTGATGGACTGGCTGCAAACCTGGGGACGCATGCGCTCCAATAAATCCATGTTGGATCGCAAGGACGTCAAAGGCATGATCCGCGCCCTGAAACAGGGCGATATCATCTGGTATGCGCCGGATCACGACTACGGCCCGCGCAGCAGCGTTTTCGTGCCGCTGTTCGCGGTGGACAAAGCCGCCACCACCACCGGCAGCTACGTGCTGGTGCGGATGGGCAAGCCGGCGATCATTCCGTTCACCCCGCGCCGCCTGCCGGACGGCAAAGGCTATGAGCTCATCATGCAGCCGGCGGTGGAAAACTTCCCGCTGGATAACGAACTCGACGCCGCCGCCTTTATGAATAAAGTGGTGGAAAAAGAGATCCTGATGGCGCCGGACCAGTATATGTGGCTGCATCGCCGCTTCAAGACTCGCCCGGAAGGCGAGCCTTCGCTGTACTGA
- a CDS encoding rhodanese-related sulfurtransferase: MPVLHNRISNEELKARMLAETEPRTTVSFYKYFSIDDPKAFRDSLYVQFEKLKVFGRIYVAKEGINAQISVPQHNFDAFKAALFASHPALDQVRLNIALEDDGKSFWVLRLKVRERIVADGIDDDSFDPSNVGEYLQADRVNQMIDDPNTVFVDMRNHYEYEVGHFENAIEVPSDTFRDQLPMAVEMLQDSKDKNIVMYCTGGIRCEKASAYMLHNGFKNIYHVEGGIIEYTRKAKEQGLPLKFIGKNFVFDERMGERISDDVIANCHQCGAPCDTHTNCKNDGCHLLFIQCPSCAAKFEGCCSEICREELKLPREEQRARRAGRENGVKIFNKSKGLLQTTMHIPAPEEEGPAR, from the coding sequence ATGCCAGTGTTACATAACCGAATTTCTAACGAGGAACTGAAGGCGCGCATGCTGGCGGAAACCGAGCCGCGCACCACAGTTTCTTTTTACAAATACTTCTCCATCGACGATCCCAAAGCGTTTCGCGACAGCCTGTACGTTCAGTTTGAAAAACTGAAGGTGTTCGGCCGCATCTACGTGGCGAAAGAGGGCATCAACGCGCAGATCAGCGTGCCGCAGCATAACTTCGACGCGTTCAAAGCCGCGCTGTTCGCCTCGCACCCGGCGCTGGATCAGGTGCGCCTGAACATCGCGCTGGAAGACGACGGCAAATCCTTCTGGGTGCTGCGCCTCAAGGTGCGCGAGCGCATCGTGGCCGATGGCATCGATGACGACAGCTTCGATCCGAGCAACGTCGGCGAGTATCTGCAGGCCGATCGCGTCAATCAGATGATCGACGATCCGAACACGGTATTCGTCGATATGCGCAACCACTATGAGTACGAAGTCGGTCACTTCGAAAATGCCATCGAGGTGCCATCGGATACCTTCCGCGATCAGCTGCCGATGGCGGTGGAGATGCTGCAGGACAGCAAAGACAAAAACATCGTCATGTACTGCACCGGCGGCATTCGCTGTGAAAAAGCCAGCGCCTATATGCTGCACAACGGCTTTAAAAACATCTACCACGTGGAAGGCGGGATCATCGAGTACACTCGCAAAGCGAAAGAGCAGGGGTTGCCGCTGAAGTTTATCGGCAAAAACTTCGTGTTCGATGAGCGCATGGGCGAACGCATCTCCGACGATGTGATCGCCAACTGCCACCAGTGCGGTGCGCCGTGCGATACCCACACCAACTGCAAGAACGACGGCTGCCACCTGCTGTTCATTCAGTGCCCGAGCTGCGCCGCCAAGTTTGAAGGGTGCTGCAGCGAGATTTGCCGCGAAGAGCTGAAGCTGCCGCGCGAAGAGCAGCGCGCGCGCCGTGCCGGCCGTGAGAATGGCGTCAAGATCTTCAATAAATCGAAAGGATTGTTGCAGACCACGATGCACATTCCGGCACCGGAAGAAGAAGGCCCAGCCCGCTGA
- a CDS encoding YceI family protein yields MLKKTVLGLTAGALLLSAGSALAANYKIDKQGQHAFIEFRIQHLGYSWLYGSFKDFDGGFTFDEKDPSKDKVNVTINTASVDTNHAERDKHLRSAEFLNVEKNKQAKFESTEVKKNGDGYAVVGNLTLNGVTKPVTLDAKLIGQGNDPWGGYRAGFEANGKIKLKDFGITTDLGPASQDVELIISVEGVREK; encoded by the coding sequence ATGTTGAAAAAGACCGTATTGGGCCTGACCGCAGGCGCCCTGCTGCTGAGCGCCGGTTCCGCACTGGCGGCGAATTACAAGATCGACAAACAGGGCCAGCATGCCTTTATCGAATTCCGCATCCAACACCTGGGCTACAGCTGGCTGTACGGCAGCTTTAAAGACTTCGACGGCGGCTTCACCTTCGACGAAAAAGATCCGTCCAAGGACAAGGTCAATGTGACCATCAATACCGCCAGCGTCGACACCAACCACGCCGAGCGCGACAAGCATCTGCGCAGCGCCGAGTTCCTCAACGTGGAGAAGAACAAGCAGGCCAAGTTTGAATCCACCGAAGTGAAGAAAAACGGCGACGGTTATGCGGTGGTCGGCAACCTGACGCTGAACGGCGTGACCAAGCCGGTTACGCTGGACGCCAAACTGATTGGCCAGGGCAACGATCCGTGGGGCGGCTACCGCGCCGGCTTTGAAGCCAACGGCAAGATCAAGCTGAAAGACTTCGGCATCACCACCGATCTGGGCCCGGCGTCGCAAGACGTTGAGCTGATCATCTCCGTAGAAGGCGTGCGCGAGAAATAA
- a CDS encoding cytochrome b, with amino-acid sequence MLWKNTADRFGHVSVLIHWLVALTVYGMFALGLWMVTLGYYDVWYHQAPEIHKSIGALLFIVMVIRVIWRFVSPPPKPLASYGRLTRVSAILAHLALYAVLFGILISGYLISTADGQPISVFGWFDVPATVTGMAEQADTAGAIHLYLAWTVVVLSVLHGLAALKHHFIDRDVTLKRMLGSSAD; translated from the coding sequence ATGCTCTGGAAAAATACCGCCGATCGTTTCGGCCATGTGTCAGTGTTGATCCACTGGCTGGTGGCGCTGACGGTATACGGCATGTTCGCGCTAGGCCTGTGGATGGTCACACTGGGCTATTACGACGTCTGGTACCACCAGGCGCCGGAGATCCACAAAAGCATCGGCGCGCTGCTGTTCATTGTCATGGTGATCCGCGTGATCTGGCGCTTTGTCTCGCCGCCACCCAAACCTTTGGCCAGCTATGGCCGCCTCACTCGCGTCAGCGCCATCCTCGCGCATCTGGCGCTGTACGCCGTGTTGTTCGGCATTCTGATCAGCGGCTATCTGATCTCGACCGCCGACGGCCAGCCGATCAGCGTGTTCGGCTGGTTCGACGTGCCCGCCACCGTCACCGGTATGGCCGAACAGGCCGATACCGCCGGCGCCATACACCTTTACCTGGCCTGGACCGTGGTCGTGCTTTCGGTACTGCACGGGCTGGCCGCGCTTAAACATCACTTTATCGATCGTGATGTCACTTTGAAACGGATGCTGGGTAGCAGCGCCGATTAA
- a CDS encoding AI-2E family transporter encodes MGRTRVTDSSLRLAVLLAMLVIILAGVKAAADIVVPFLLAVFLAMVLNPLVAMLERKRVPRIVGVTLLVTAVIVVVMLFIGMLGASLNEFARSLPQYRGMMIEKLRELQHYADRFNISLSSEAMLQYVDPSAAMNLVTRMLGHLSGAMTNVFLLLMTVVFMLFEVQLLPYKLRQALNKPDEGLAAMRRALDGVTRYLVIKTIISLATGVIVWIFLAAVGVRFAFIWGLLAFLLNYIPNIGSVLAAIPPLIQALLFNGLGDALVVAGGFIAINMVIGNILEPRVMGRGLGLSTLVVFLSLIFWGWLLGPVGMLLSVPLTIVARIALETTEGGYRLAVILGDGRPPRQPPMPPE; translated from the coding sequence ATGGGCCGTACCCGCGTGACCGACAGCAGCCTGCGCCTGGCCGTCCTGCTGGCGATGTTGGTGATCATTTTGGCCGGGGTGAAAGCCGCCGCCGATATCGTGGTGCCGTTTTTACTGGCGGTGTTTCTCGCCATGGTGTTGAACCCGCTGGTGGCGATGCTGGAACGCAAGCGCGTGCCGCGCATCGTTGGCGTCACGCTGCTGGTGACGGCGGTGATCGTGGTCGTGATGCTGTTTATCGGCATGTTAGGCGCTTCGCTCAATGAGTTCGCCCGCTCGCTGCCGCAGTATCGCGGCATGATGATCGAGAAGCTGCGCGAGCTGCAGCATTACGCCGACCGCTTCAACATTAGCCTCTCCAGCGAAGCGATGCTGCAGTATGTCGATCCCAGCGCGGCGATGAATCTGGTCACCCGCATGCTGGGGCACTTGTCTGGCGCCATGACCAACGTCTTCCTGCTGCTGATGACCGTGGTGTTCATGCTGTTCGAAGTGCAACTGCTGCCTTACAAGCTGCGGCAGGCGCTGAATAAACCGGACGAGGGGCTCGCCGCGATGCGGCGGGCGCTGGATGGCGTGACGCGCTATCTGGTGATTAAAACCATTATTAGCCTGGCCACCGGGGTGATCGTCTGGATCTTTCTGGCGGCGGTCGGCGTGCGCTTCGCCTTTATCTGGGGGCTGCTGGCGTTTCTGCTCAACTATATTCCCAATATCGGCTCGGTGTTGGCCGCCATTCCGCCGCTGATTCAGGCGCTGCTGTTCAACGGATTGGGCGATGCGTTGGTGGTGGCGGGCGGATTTATCGCTATCAACATGGTGATCGGCAATATCCTCGAGCCGAGAGTGATGGGGCGCGGGCTGGGGCTGTCGACGCTGGTGGTATTCCTGTCGCTGATCTTTTGGGGTTGGCTGCTCGGCCCGGTCGGCATGCTGCTTTCGGTGCCGCTGACGATCGTGGCGCGCATCGCGCTGGAGACTACCGAGGGCGGCTATCGGCTAGCGGTCATTTTGGGGGACGGTCGCCCGCCGCGTCAGCCTCCGATGCCGCCGGAGTGA
- a CDS encoding zinc-dependent alcohol dehydrogenase family protein, producing the protein MSSSFPRLSFNRFGDPAEVLELQQASKPPLRPGQRLLRMRYTPINPSDLIPIHGQYAHRIALPQVPGYEGVGVIVDPQSGRSTGRRALAVAGDGSWQTFVTLPDERVVWVPDDIDDASAAQIYINPLTCWVLLTQWLSLTAGDVLLLNGGGSAVSLLLAQLTALRGIRLAIVARNAAHRPALLAAGAWRVIDAPQLAQMTNFGARAAIDCIGGEDGLQLARAVRTGGDFVALGLLGGRQVDWRRVVDELKLRASLFHLRKWNAQAAPAQWQMAFYQLFQLLRRGELALRPPAAIYPLHQFAAALRHAAQPGVNGKIFLTPTTSETIAVDEPLFNGVPNK; encoded by the coding sequence ATGTCGTCGTCATTTCCCCGACTGAGCTTCAACCGCTTTGGCGACCCCGCCGAGGTGCTGGAACTGCAGCAGGCGAGCAAACCGCCACTGCGCCCCGGCCAGCGGTTGCTGCGGATGCGCTATACCCCGATCAACCCTTCCGACCTGATCCCGATTCACGGTCAATATGCGCACCGCATCGCCCTGCCGCAGGTGCCGGGGTATGAAGGCGTGGGCGTCATCGTCGATCCGCAAAGCGGGCGCTCAACCGGCCGACGCGCGCTGGCGGTAGCCGGTGACGGCAGCTGGCAAACCTTCGTCACGCTGCCTGACGAGCGGGTGGTCTGGGTGCCGGACGACATCGACGACGCCAGCGCGGCGCAAATCTATATCAACCCGCTCACCTGCTGGGTGCTGTTGACGCAATGGCTGTCGCTCACCGCCGGCGACGTGCTGCTGCTTAACGGCGGCGGCTCCGCCGTTAGCCTGCTGCTGGCGCAGCTGACGGCGCTGCGCGGCATTCGTCTGGCGATCGTGGCGCGCAACGCCGCTCATCGCCCGGCGCTGCTGGCCGCCGGCGCCTGGCGCGTTATCGACGCGCCTCAGTTGGCACAGATGACGAATTTTGGCGCCCGCGCGGCCATCGACTGCATCGGTGGAGAAGACGGCTTGCAGCTGGCGCGGGCGGTTCGCACCGGCGGCGACTTCGTGGCGCTGGGCCTTTTAGGTGGGCGTCAGGTGGACTGGCGGCGCGTGGTGGACGAGCTGAAGCTCCGCGCTTCGCTGTTTCACCTGCGCAAATGGAACGCACAGGCAGCACCGGCGCAGTGGCAGATGGCGTTTTATCAGCTCTTCCAGCTGCTGCGACGCGGGGAGCTGGCGCTACGCCCGCCCGCTGCGATTTACCCTCTTCACCAGTTCGCTGCGGCGCTGCGGCATGCCGCCCAGCCAGGCGTGAATGGCAAAATCTTCCTTACGCCGACGACATCGGAGACGATTGCGGTGGATGAACCCTTATTCAACGGGGTTCCCAATAAATAA
- a CDS encoding DUF2770 family protein has product MLNRILAAIVNNVREHLVLYLCLWLVLLALDVYFFFVM; this is encoded by the coding sequence ATGTTAAACCGAATTCTGGCGGCGATCGTCAACAACGTGCGCGAGCACCTGGTGCTGTACCTGTGTCTGTGGCTGGTGCTGCTGGCGCTGGATGTCTATTTCTTCTTCGTGATGTAA
- a CDS encoding response regulator transcription factor translates to MKLLVVDECCFTRVGIASYFADSGITTIKCCHSIEHATPLLASFQPSHILVNLSNQCRYNEADAQLLAFMEASQSALLFIYLDTPYPYSETPMRIADNAFLFNKSILPFTLRMLRENPLALADDGEERSLFSPQELTVMKYWMAEMPNYRIAKKLQISSHTVYVHKRHITEKINARNRLEFYSLYNVLRYFYPPSAPTNSTPLALLAV, encoded by the coding sequence ATGAAACTACTTGTCGTGGACGAATGCTGCTTCACCCGGGTCGGTATAGCCAGCTACTTTGCGGATAGTGGAATTACGACGATCAAATGCTGCCATAGCATTGAGCACGCTACGCCGCTGTTGGCCAGCTTTCAGCCGAGTCATATACTGGTGAACCTCAGCAACCAATGCCGCTATAACGAAGCCGACGCGCAGCTGCTGGCGTTTATGGAAGCCAGCCAGTCCGCCCTGCTGTTCATCTATCTCGACACCCCTTACCCTTACAGCGAAACGCCAATGCGTATCGCCGATAACGCATTTCTGTTCAATAAAAGCATCCTGCCGTTCACCTTGCGCATGCTGCGCGAAAATCCGCTGGCGCTGGCCGATGACGGCGAAGAGCGTTCGCTGTTCAGCCCGCAGGAACTGACGGTGATGAAATATTGGATGGCGGAAATGCCCAACTACCGCATCGCGAAGAAACTGCAGATCAGCTCGCATACGGTGTACGTGCACAAACGTCACATTACGGAGAAGATCAACGCGCGCAATCGCCTGGAGTTTTACTCGCTGTATAACGTACTGCGCTACTTCTATCCGCCGAGTGCACCAACCAATTCGACGCCGTTGGCGCTGCTGGCGGTTTAG
- the solA gene encoding N-methyl-L-tryptophan oxidase has protein sequence MEYDLIVVGSGSVGAAAGYYATRAGLKVLMIDSAIPPHRNGSHHGDTRIIRHAYGEGEKYVPLVLRAQALWNALIQQSGEELFQSCGVLNLGPQQSEFIRNAQHSAQQFRLNAQTLSAEQINQRWPEFRAPEGYVGVFEPDAGFLRSELAVAGLIKLAKEAGCSQLFNCPVNAVTPIDGGVEVVTGEGRFTARKAVVTAGTWVKALLPQLPVTPLRKVFSWHQADGRYSVNNRFPAFTVEAQDGTHYYGFPADNDGLKIGKHDGGQPMDAPEQRKPFGSYASDGTEVFAFLRQFLPGVGVCLHGEACSYDMSPDEDFIIDTLPDCDRLMVISGLSGHGFKFASALGEIAALFAQDKAPPVDVSCFGLKRFS, from the coding sequence GTGGAATATGATTTGATTGTGGTGGGCAGCGGTTCCGTCGGCGCAGCGGCAGGTTATTACGCCACGCGCGCCGGCTTGAAAGTGCTGATGATCGACAGCGCCATCCCGCCGCACCGCAACGGCAGCCATCACGGCGATACCCGCATTATCCGTCACGCTTACGGCGAAGGCGAAAAATACGTGCCGTTAGTGCTGCGCGCGCAGGCGCTGTGGAATGCGTTGATTCAGCAATCCGGCGAGGAACTGTTCCAGTCATGCGGCGTGCTCAACCTGGGGCCGCAGCAGTCCGAATTCATTCGCAATGCGCAGCACAGCGCACAACAATTCCGCCTGAACGCGCAAACCCTCAGCGCCGAACAGATCAATCAACGCTGGCCGGAATTTCGTGCGCCGGAAGGCTACGTCGGCGTCTTCGAGCCGGACGCCGGATTCCTGCGTTCCGAGCTGGCGGTAGCCGGCCTGATCAAGCTGGCGAAAGAAGCCGGCTGCAGTCAGTTGTTCAACTGCCCGGTCAACGCGGTAACGCCTATCGATGGCGGTGTGGAGGTCGTCACCGGCGAAGGGCGCTTTACGGCGCGCAAAGCGGTAGTTACCGCCGGCACCTGGGTCAAAGCGCTGTTGCCGCAATTGCCGGTCACGCCATTGCGCAAGGTCTTCTCCTGGCACCAGGCGGACGGCCGCTACAGCGTGAACAATCGTTTCCCGGCCTTTACCGTCGAAGCGCAAGACGGCACGCACTATTACGGCTTCCCGGCGGACAACGACGGGCTGAAAATAGGCAAGCACGACGGCGGCCAGCCGATGGATGCCCCCGAGCAGCGTAAACCCTTCGGCAGCTATGCCAGCGACGGCACGGAAGTCTTCGCCTTCCTGCGGCAGTTTTTGCCGGGTGTAGGCGTATGTTTACACGGTGAAGCCTGCAGTTACGATATGAGCCCCGACGAAGATTTTATTATCGATACCCTGCCGGATTGCGATCGCCTGATGGTCATCAGCGGCTTGAGCGGCCACGGATTCAAGTTCGCCAGCGCACTGGGCGAGATCGCCGCGCTGTTCGCGCAGGACAAAGCGCCGCCGGTCGACGTTTCCTGCTTTGGCCTGAAGCGATTTAGTTAA
- the bssS gene encoding biofilm formation regulator BssS: MDRNDEVIQTHPLVGWDISTVDVYDAMMIRLHYLSSLDQTPEEAQVDRTLWLTTDVARQLINILEAGIAKIEATDYQDLDRRKH; encoded by the coding sequence ATGGACAGAAATGATGAAGTAATTCAGACGCACCCGCTTGTCGGTTGGGATATCAGTACTGTCGACGTTTACGACGCCATGATGATACGCCTTCATTACCTGTCTTCACTAGACCAAACGCCCGAAGAAGCCCAAGTAGACCGAACGCTTTGGCTGACCACAGATGTCGCCCGTCAATTAATCAATATCTTAGAGGCCGGCATCGCCAAAATTGAAGCTACGGATTACCAGGATCTTGATCGCAGAAAGCATTGA
- the dinI gene encoding DNA damage-inducible protein I, producing the protein MRVEVTIDKTRPLPSGAIEALTGELGKRVNRQFPDAVVHVRYAGTNGLSVLGGAKTDRDLIEEILQETWESADEWFSAE; encoded by the coding sequence ATGCGTGTTGAAGTCACTATAGATAAAACCCGGCCGCTGCCGTCGGGCGCGATTGAGGCGCTGACCGGTGAACTGGGCAAGCGGGTCAATCGCCAGTTTCCAGACGCCGTCGTGCACGTCCGCTATGCCGGCACCAACGGGCTCTCCGTGCTGGGGGGTGCCAAAACCGACCGGGATCTGATCGAGGAAATCCTTCAGGAAACCTGGGAAAGCGCGGACGAATGGTTCAGCGCAGAATAA
- the pyrC gene encoding dihydroorotase translates to MTAQPQVLKIRRPDDWHIHLRDDEMLKTVVPYTSQVFGRAIVMPNLVPPVTTVAAARVYRDRILAAVPQGHNFTPLMTCYLTNSLAASELINGFEQGVFTAAKLYPANATTNSSHGVSDVTGIYPLFEQMQKIGMPLLIHGEVTDPAVDIFDREARFIEQVMEPIRHHFPELKIVFEHITTKEAAQYVQAGNRFLGATITPQHLMFNRNHMLVGGIRPHLFCLPILKRNVHQEALRQAVASGSDRFFLGTDSAPHLKHRKESSCGCAGCFNAPNAIPAYAAVFEQLGALEHFEAFCSLNGPRFYGLPLNEDFIELQRVPTTQPEAIALGDESVIPFLAGETLSWSLKD, encoded by the coding sequence ATGACCGCACAACCTCAAGTTCTGAAAATCCGCCGCCCAGACGACTGGCATATTCACCTGCGTGACGATGAGATGCTGAAAACCGTGGTGCCCTATACCAGCCAGGTATTTGGCCGGGCGATCGTGATGCCGAACCTGGTTCCGCCCGTAACGACCGTGGCCGCCGCGCGCGTCTACCGCGATCGCATTCTGGCGGCGGTTCCGCAGGGCCACAATTTCACTCCGCTGATGACCTGCTACCTGACCAACTCCCTGGCGGCCAGTGAACTGATCAACGGCTTCGAGCAAGGGGTGTTTACCGCCGCCAAGCTGTATCCGGCCAACGCCACCACCAACTCCAGCCACGGCGTCAGCGACGTGACCGGCATTTACCCGTTGTTCGAGCAGATGCAAAAAATCGGCATGCCGCTGCTTATCCACGGCGAAGTGACCGATCCTGCCGTCGATATCTTCGACCGCGAGGCGCGCTTTATCGAACAGGTGATGGAGCCTATTCGCCATCACTTCCCGGAACTGAAAATCGTCTTCGAGCACATCACCACCAAAGAAGCGGCTCAATACGTGCAGGCAGGCAACCGTTTCCTCGGCGCCACCATCACGCCGCAGCACCTGATGTTCAACCGCAACCACATGCTGGTCGGCGGCATTCGCCCACACCTGTTCTGCCTGCCGATCCTCAAGCGCAATGTGCATCAGGAAGCGCTGCGCCAGGCGGTGGCCAGCGGCTCGGACCGTTTCTTCCTCGGCACCGACTCTGCGCCGCACCTCAAGCATCGCAAGGAGTCCAGCTGCGGCTGCGCCGGCTGTTTCAACGCACCGAATGCCATCCCGGCTTACGCCGCCGTTTTCGAACAGCTCGGCGCGCTGGAGCACTTCGAGGCCTTCTGTTCGCTCAACGGCCCGCGCTTCTACGGACTGCCGCTCAACGAAGACTTCATCGAGCTGCAGCGCGTGCCAACCACCCAGCCGGAAGCGATCGCCCTGGGCGATGAGTCCGTCATCCCCTTCCTGGCCGGCGAAACCTTAAGCTGGTCGTTGAAAGACTGA
- a CDS encoding putative quinol monooxygenase, producing MEVRVIATLQAKAGFEAAVSEAVHDILEPSRQELGNLQYDLHRDLEKPGVFVFFERWASSEALDKHNETAHFQQFVSRLDGKLDVLDIKKLKKIA from the coding sequence ATGGAAGTACGCGTTATCGCCACCCTGCAAGCAAAAGCGGGATTTGAGGCCGCCGTCAGCGAAGCGGTGCACGACATACTCGAGCCTAGCCGCCAGGAGTTGGGCAATCTGCAATATGATTTGCATCGCGACCTGGAAAAACCGGGCGTCTTCGTGTTCTTCGAGCGCTGGGCCAGCAGCGAAGCGCTGGATAAGCATAATGAGACGGCACATTTTCAGCAGTTCGTCAGCCGGCTCGATGGCAAGCTGGATGTTTTGGACATCAAAAAGCTGAAGAAGATCGCCTGA